ACTGGAGCTCAGCTTGAAGGTCTGCAAGACGTTTTGGCTCAGGCACGCCAGGAACGTGAACAGAAAGAACAGGACAGTCGAGCAAGCGCTTGATTCCTAGCTGATCAAACTTCAATCAGATTGAGCAGTGCAACCTCCCAGGCCAGCCTGGGTTGCACAAACGACAACAAATGCTGGCGGAGACGATCCAGCCTCTTAAGACGTTCAGGCTGAGTGGATGCATTCCAGAGGTAGTACTGCCACCAGTTGATCATCCAGAGTTGCTGATCTCCTTCCAACTGCTCCGCCACATCTCGCGCCAAAGCAAGCGCTTGCAAGGGCGTGACTGGAGGGGTTTGCAGTCTTTGCTTCAGCTCCTCAGGAATGCTGTTCCAGACCCGCACATGCTCCAGCAGGGCTCCAGGTGATCCACCTGCCAGGGTCAGGAGCTCGGGGTGAGTGGCTGCCAGGGCGAGTGCTTGCTCACCTTGTCCATCTGGCAATTGCGCAAGCACTGAGCGCATGCACTCCTCGCTAAGGCGTGTAAATCGGATCTGCTGACATCGCGAGCGAATGGTGGTCAGGAGTCTTTCCGGTGCAGCGGACAACAGAATCAACAGCCCGTGCCCTGGCTCTTCAAGGGTCTTCAGCAGTGCATTGGCCGCGCCTTCCGCCATCGCCTCAGGTTGTTCCAAAATCACTAAACCTCTTGGCGATTGCAGGGGCTGACGGGCCAGAAATCTGCTCAACTCGCGGATCTGCTCCAATCGCACCTGCGGTGGCGTCCGCTTGCTCACGCCCATGGACTCGGCTTCCGATCGTGGGATCAAGCGACCCTGATGGTTGTAGGTGGGCTCCACCCAAAGCAAGTCAGGGTGGTTGCGTTCTTCCAGACGACGGCGTTCGCGCGGAGTGGAGTCACCTCCCCCCAGCAAACCTTCTAGAAAACGGAGTGCCGCAAGACGTCGTCCCACCCCATCAGGACCACTGAACAAATA
Above is a window of Synechococcus sp. BIOS-U3-1 DNA encoding:
- a CDS encoding DNA polymerase III subunit delta', which gives rise to MTEILFSELQGQPLAQRLLAAALKNSRLAPAYLFSGPDGVGRRLAALRFLEGLLGGGDSTPRERRRLEERNHPDLLWVEPTYNHQGRLIPRSEAESMGVSKRTPPQVRLEQIRELSRFLARQPLQSPRGLVILEQPEAMAEGAANALLKTLEEPGHGLLILLSAAPERLLTTIRSRCQQIRFTRLSEECMRSVLAQLPDGQGEQALALAATHPELLTLAGGSPGALLEHVRVWNSIPEELKQRLQTPPVTPLQALALARDVAEQLEGDQQLWMINWWQYYLWNASTQPERLKRLDRLRQHLLSFVQPRLAWEVALLNLIEV